Proteins from one Verrucomicrobiota bacterium genomic window:
- the rnc gene encoding ribonuclease III, whose translation MDLSELQSKMGYQFRDESLLIQSLTHPSYMVKAEEKESSNQRLEFLGDTVLELVISEYLYEQFPNIREGMLTQFRSTLVKSSILVELADELNISSYIRVNRSDSKASPQELPSSKEDALEAIVGAIYLDSDFPTVRAVVIPWYGDLTKRLNELNEAHNPKGQLQERLQPSLGNDQIQYKVVNESGPSHDRVFEVELIVGERSCSKASGKSKKEAEEEAARKVLQVFESFNFPNA comes from the coding sequence ATGGATCTGTCGGAGCTGCAGTCAAAAATGGGTTACCAATTCAGGGATGAGTCTTTACTGATCCAAAGCTTAACTCATCCATCCTACATGGTGAAAGCGGAGGAGAAAGAATCCAGCAATCAACGTTTGGAGTTTCTCGGTGACACAGTTTTGGAACTGGTTATTTCGGAATATCTTTATGAACAATTCCCAAACATTCGCGAAGGAATGCTTACCCAATTCAGGTCAACTTTGGTAAAAAGCTCTATTTTGGTTGAGTTAGCAGATGAGCTAAATATTTCCTCCTACATTCGGGTCAACCGCTCAGACTCAAAAGCTTCTCCCCAAGAGCTGCCTTCCTCAAAAGAAGATGCCCTGGAAGCAATCGTTGGAGCCATATACCTGGATAGCGATTTTCCAACTGTTCGAGCTGTTGTCATTCCCTGGTACGGAGATCTAACCAAACGTTTAAATGAGTTAAACGAAGCTCATAATCCCAAGGGACAACTCCAGGAGCGACTGCAACCGAGCCTTGGTAATGATCAAATCCAATACAAAGTTGTCAATGAGTCAGGCCCCTCCCATGACCGGGTATTCGAAGTTGAGCTCATTGTAGGAGAGAGATCATGCAGCAAAGCATCCGGGAAAAGTAAAAAGGAAGCCGAAGAAGAGGCAGCGAGAAAAGTGCTTCAGGTCTTCGAATCATTCAACTTCCCCAATGCGTGA